From Leptolyngbya iicbica LK, a single genomic window includes:
- a CDS encoding Uma2 family endonuclease, producing the protein MTTLLIQTESFPLTVNLPMPIEMTMAEFYEFCQANRELRIERNANGEVIIMPPAFSDTGNRNFNLAVQIGNWAEQDGNGLGFDSSAGFTLPNGATRSPDAAWIRLERWNALTEDEKASFAPICPDFVVELKSSSDTLSGLQAKMEEYMANGALLGFLIDRKPRQVHVYRPGQAPEILENPDRVSGDPELPGFQLQMAKIW; encoded by the coding sequence ATGACAACGCTGCTGATTCAGACGGAGAGCTTTCCTCTGACGGTAAACCTGCCGATGCCGATTGAGATGACGATGGCAGAGTTTTATGAATTTTGTCAGGCCAATCGTGAGCTGCGGATTGAGCGCAATGCTAACGGAGAGGTGATCATCATGCCACCTGCCTTTTCTGACACGGGAAACCGTAACTTCAATTTAGCTGTGCAGATTGGTAACTGGGCTGAGCAGGATGGTAACGGGCTAGGGTTTGACTCAAGTGCTGGCTTTACGCTACCCAATGGAGCAACGCGATCGCCCGACGCCGCCTGGATTCGGCTCGAACGCTGGAATGCACTAACAGAGGACGAGAAGGCGTCCTTTGCGCCAATTTGTCCAGATTTTGTCGTGGAGCTAAAGTCATCCAGCGATACGTTGAGCGGACTGCAGGCCAAGATGGAAGAATACATGGCGAATGGAGCGCTGCTCGGATTTCTGATCGATCGCAAACCGCGCCAAGTGCATGTTTATCGCCCCGGTCAAGCACCCGAGATTTTGGAAAACCCTGACAGGGTCAGCGGCGACCCAGAACTACCGGGGTTCCAATTGCAGATGGCAAAAATTTGGTAG
- a CDS encoding MerR family transcriptional regulator translates to MSNLLQIGELAKQTGLSIRTLRYYDEIGLLVPSHRTEAEYRLYSEADIARLQQILSLRQLGFALKEIRECLENPEFSLPQVIDLHLARLQEQMAVSRSLFTQLSQLAQQLQTSQSVAVEDLMTTMETITMTQQYLTQEQHDLLAARLQQGQAEWQQFLTQARSQLAEGRNLNDPEVQQMAWQWRTSILEFVGGDLQLYEALTQLYQQAGAEAASWGTLDGPTLEYILKAVAMLSMREEFVGSTLGRLAPATQAVLTQGQSAMRNKLQIHDFMGTEGLLLGLLAVETSVAAQALGEQGVDFATAATLFRDWLADCATSPAEIPANMPFTPRAHRVLELAAQQAQQQGDDQITPEHLLLGILQEGETGGGMAMRVLQACQVDCDRLKQQLRP, encoded by the coding sequence ATGTCTAACCTGCTGCAAATTGGGGAATTGGCAAAACAGACCGGACTGTCAATCCGCACCTTGCGGTACTACGACGAGATTGGCCTGCTGGTGCCCTCGCACCGCACCGAGGCCGAGTATCGACTCTACAGCGAAGCCGATATTGCTCGACTCCAGCAAATCTTATCGCTGCGGCAATTGGGGTTTGCGCTCAAGGAAATCCGTGAGTGTCTGGAGAATCCTGAATTTTCCTTGCCGCAAGTGATTGACCTGCATCTAGCGCGCCTGCAAGAGCAGATGGCGGTATCGCGATCGCTCTTCACCCAGCTCAGCCAGCTAGCTCAACAGCTCCAAACCTCTCAGTCCGTTGCGGTTGAAGACCTGATGACCACAATGGAGACGATCACCATGACCCAGCAATATTTGACCCAAGAACAGCACGATTTACTCGCAGCTCGGCTCCAGCAGGGCCAGGCCGAATGGCAGCAGTTCCTGACCCAAGCGCGATCTCAGCTCGCTGAGGGGCGCAACCTCAACGATCCGGAAGTCCAGCAAATGGCGTGGCAGTGGCGCACCAGCATTCTCGAGTTTGTCGGTGGCGATCTCCAGCTCTACGAAGCCCTGACTCAGCTCTACCAACAAGCAGGCGCTGAAGCGGCGAGCTGGGGCACGCTGGATGGCCCGACCTTGGAATACATTCTCAAAGCGGTGGCGATGCTATCCATGCGGGAAGAGTTCGTGGGGTCTACCCTGGGTCGCTTAGCGCCAGCAACCCAGGCGGTGCTCACCCAAGGCCAGTCAGCCATGCGAAACAAATTGCAGATTCACGACTTCATGGGTACGGAAGGTCTGCTGCTGGGACTGCTAGCAGTGGAAACGAGCGTGGCCGCCCAGGCGCTGGGGGAACAAGGCGTGGATTTCGCCACCGCAGCAACCCTATTTCGCGACTGGTTAGCCGACTGCGCCACGTCACCTGCCGAAATCCCGGCCAACATGCCGTTTACCCCCCGCGCCCACCGCGTATTAGAACTGGCCGCTCAGCAAGCACAACAGCAGGGTGACGACCAGATTACCCCGGAACATTTGCTGCTCGGTATTTTGCAAGAAGGCGAAACCGGGGGCGGCATGGCCATGCGCGTTTTGCAGGCGTGTCAGGTGGACTGCGATCGCCTAAAGCAACAACTCAGGCCCTAG
- a CDS encoding DUF2834 domain-containing protein, producing MNRSLIILTLMLFGALSGAALWYHGYLGILMPHFQSFGAGQVFADLVIALGLVMIWMWQDAQKMQRNPWPWLGITLVAGSFGPLLYLLTRKPVSEAQADMVAQD from the coding sequence ATGAACCGTAGCCTGATTATTTTGACGCTCATGTTATTTGGTGCCCTCAGTGGCGCGGCGCTTTGGTATCACGGATATCTGGGGATTTTAATGCCCCACTTTCAGAGTTTTGGGGCGGGCCAGGTGTTTGCCGACCTGGTGATTGCGTTAGGTCTGGTGATGATCTGGATGTGGCAAGACGCGCAGAAAATGCAGCGCAATCCCTGGCCTTGGTTGGGCATCACTTTGGTGGCCGGATCTTTTGGGCCGTTGCTGTATTTGCTGACGCGCAAGCCGGTGTCAGAGGCGCAGGCGGATATGGTTGCACAAGACTAA
- a CDS encoding helix-turn-helix domain-containing protein — MLDTLRQARKYRHLSQLELSLRLGVSQRHISFVESGRARPSRELLAAWLRELEVPMGLQNELMRQIGYAPIYSQTPLHEPTLAPVNRALERLLQAQDPIPALVIDAHWNLLRLNRGAAWLATTLTGGRVNLAEAQAMNLLDLLIHPEGLTQSILNLPEVGPAFLARLRYEAAIHPPLTEKVNAFEALLVAKLGQPPLPPEDLSPTDPVLTTRYATPCGELAFFSMFTTFGTPQDITLASLRVEHIFPADQATHDILKAQIQ, encoded by the coding sequence ATGCTCGATACCTTGCGTCAGGCGCGTAAATATCGTCATCTCAGCCAGTTAGAGTTGTCCTTACGGCTGGGGGTGTCACAACGGCACATCAGCTTTGTCGAAAGTGGGCGCGCCCGGCCCAGCCGAGAACTCTTAGCGGCCTGGCTGCGAGAATTAGAGGTGCCCATGGGCTTGCAAAATGAGCTGATGCGGCAAATTGGCTATGCACCGATTTACAGCCAGACGCCGCTACATGAGCCGACCCTCGCCCCGGTAAATCGAGCCCTTGAACGGCTATTACAAGCCCAAGACCCGATTCCAGCCTTAGTGATCGATGCCCACTGGAATTTGTTACGTCTCAATCGGGGTGCGGCGTGGCTGGCGACAACACTGACTGGCGGCAGGGTCAACCTGGCTGAGGCCCAAGCTATGAATTTGTTAGATCTGCTCATCCATCCCGAGGGGCTCACTCAGTCGATCCTCAATCTGCCTGAAGTCGGCCCGGCCTTTCTCGCCCGGTTGCGCTACGAGGCGGCGATTCATCCCCCGCTCACTGAAAAAGTCAACGCCTTCGAAGCTCTGCTCGTCGCCAAACTCGGCCAGCCCCCTCTGCCACCCGAGGACTTGTCACCGACTGACCCCGTACTGACGACTCGTTATGCCACACCCTGTGGGGAGTTGGCTTTTTTCAGCATGTTCACCACTTTTGGAACACCGCAGGATATTACGCTGGCATCCTTACGGGTAGAGCATATCTTTCCGGCAGATCAAGCCACCCATGACATCCTCAAAGCCCAGATTCAGTAG
- a CDS encoding L-lactate MFS transporter encodes MNITHENVPNVQILGRPAEQGRWLLLPLGMTILLCLGTVYSWSIFRTPLEGELGISATQSLLPFTLALVFYAATMPIAGFYIPRIGTRLTTAIGGLVVGAGYILSSFANQIGVLALTYGVIAGMGVGIVYGVPMVVASRWFPDKKGLALGLTVLGFGLSPFITAPLANYLISAYTVRPTLRILGVAFTLIILGLALVMKLPPLGWHPQHDIAKAQQLEPHSYPHNLLKSRSFYGLWICYAIATLVGLSAIGISGPVGEEIIQITPTTAAISVSMFAVFNGVSRPLFGWLSDRFKPQHVAIFSYTLILIACLLMMNAQTGQVALYLVAFSLFWFCLGGWLAMAPTITLHFFDPEHYAQNYGIVFTAYGIGALIGTLVTGRIRDLFGTYNFVFYPMAILAIAGIVISTFWLKRERNIPASSID; translated from the coding sequence ATGAATATCACACATGAGAATGTGCCTAATGTGCAGATTTTGGGCCGACCCGCCGAGCAAGGTCGATGGCTTTTGTTGCCTTTGGGGATGACGATTTTGTTGTGCTTAGGAACGGTCTATTCATGGAGCATTTTCAGAACTCCGCTAGAAGGAGAACTCGGTATTAGTGCCACCCAAAGCCTGTTGCCCTTTACGTTGGCGCTCGTCTTTTATGCGGCGACCATGCCGATCGCGGGCTTTTACATTCCCCGCATTGGTACTCGGCTCACGACCGCGATCGGCGGACTTGTGGTGGGGGCAGGATACATTCTCTCCAGTTTTGCTAATCAGATTGGCGTCTTGGCGCTGACCTATGGTGTGATTGCTGGCATGGGGGTCGGCATTGTGTATGGCGTGCCGATGGTCGTGGCTTCCCGCTGGTTTCCCGATAAAAAGGGGTTAGCGTTGGGCCTAACAGTTTTAGGCTTTGGGCTGTCTCCTTTTATCACTGCTCCCTTAGCCAATTATTTGATTAGCGCTTACACGGTGCGACCAACGTTACGGATTTTAGGCGTCGCATTTACTCTGATTATTCTAGGGCTGGCCCTAGTGATGAAATTGCCGCCGTTGGGATGGCATCCACAGCATGATATTGCTAAAGCTCAACAGCTTGAGCCCCATAGCTATCCGCATAACTTATTGAAGAGTCGGTCGTTTTATGGGCTATGGATTTGTTATGCGATCGCCACTCTGGTCGGCTTAAGTGCCATTGGCATTTCCGGGCCAGTGGGGGAAGAAATCATCCAAATTACACCCACAACGGCGGCCATTAGTGTCTCTATGTTTGCCGTCTTTAATGGAGTCAGTCGACCCCTCTTTGGCTGGCTAAGCGATCGCTTTAAGCCGCAACATGTCGCCATCTTTTCCTACACGCTTATTCTCATCGCCTGCCTTTTGATGATGAATGCGCAGACCGGACAGGTGGCCCTTTATCTAGTGGCATTTAGCCTGTTCTGGTTCTGTCTGGGCGGCTGGCTGGCCATGGCTCCGACCATCACCCTGCACTTTTTTGATCCGGAGCACTATGCCCAAAACTATGGCATTGTGTTTACCGCCTACGGCATCGGGGCGCTCATCGGCACGCTGGTTACTGGCCGCATTCGCGATTTATTTGGCACGTACAATTTTGTGTTTTATCCCATGGCGATATTAGCGATCGCGGGTATCGTCATCAGCACTTTTTGGTTAAAACGCGAACGTAACATTCCAGCCTCCAGCATTGACTAA
- a CDS encoding bile acid:sodium symporter family protein produces MESSFLTTVFLPLALFIIMLGMGLGLTLADFRRILTEPKAVVLGLAAQLIVLPVIGFALAVILPLPPELAVGVMILAACPGGPTSNLLTYLAKGRIALSITLTAIGSLITVFTIPLVVNAAMGYFMGVGSDLQLPFIQTVVQIAVITFVPVSLGMLLHHYAPRLAATVEKQVKWLALVFLGLVIAGLLLKERDNVLGFFAQVGWVTVPLIVLSMLAGCGLAIAAKLDRPSTTAITIEVGIQNGTLAIAIASAPTFLNNPTMAIPAAIYSLMMFVIGGGFAWWAQRHMPPLSPLTSPPEDEEATLLRR; encoded by the coding sequence ATGGAATCCAGCTTTTTGACAACGGTCTTTTTGCCCCTAGCGCTGTTCATCATCATGTTGGGCATGGGCTTGGGATTAACCCTGGCCGACTTTCGCCGCATTTTGACGGAACCCAAAGCCGTTGTGCTGGGATTGGCGGCTCAACTCATCGTCTTGCCTGTGATTGGGTTTGCCCTGGCGGTAATTCTGCCATTGCCGCCAGAACTCGCCGTCGGCGTAATGATTTTGGCGGCTTGTCCGGGGGGACCAACCTCCAATCTTTTGACTTATCTCGCCAAAGGTCGGATTGCGCTCTCCATCACGCTCACCGCGATCGGGAGCTTAATCACGGTCTTTACGATTCCCCTGGTCGTGAACGCAGCGATGGGCTATTTCATGGGAGTCGGCTCCGATTTACAACTGCCGTTTATCCAGACCGTGGTGCAGATTGCTGTCATTACGTTCGTGCCTGTCAGCTTGGGCATGTTGCTGCATCACTATGCTCCGCGCCTAGCCGCCACCGTCGAAAAGCAGGTGAAATGGCTCGCTCTAGTGTTTCTGGGGCTAGTGATTGCCGGACTCTTGCTCAAAGAGCGCGACAACGTCCTGGGTTTCTTTGCCCAGGTGGGCTGGGTCACGGTGCCGCTCATCGTGCTGTCGATGTTGGCGGGCTGTGGGTTAGCGATCGCCGCCAAGCTCGATCGCCCCAGCACCACCGCCATCACGATTGAAGTAGGCATTCAAAATGGCACGCTGGCGATCGCGATCGCCAGCGCCCCCACTTTTCTCAACAATCCGACGATGGCCATTCCGGCTGCCATCTACAGTTTGATGATGTTTGTCATTGGCGGCGGCTTTGCATGGTGGGCGCAGCGCCATATGCCCCCCCTCAGTCCACTCACCAGCCCCCCAGAAGACGAAGAAGCCACCCTGTTGCGACGCTAA